A window of Sulfurirhabdus autotrophica contains these coding sequences:
- a CDS encoding bifunctional sulfate adenylyltransferase/adenylylsulfate kinase codes for MEAMDKLITPYGEKLVNLLVDQARAETLRHEAINFKSLDLNRRQQSDLELLLNGGYSPLTGFMNQADYSQVLNDMHLADRTFWPMPITLDISADMAATLSVGDQIALRDAEGFMLAVLSLEELWQPDKVFESQALFATDDPRNPGVAYLNSKVGTHYISGKLEGLSLPLRHDYPSLHQSPEELRKSFARRGWRRIIAYQSHQPLHRAQYEFTLRSAMAYEANLLIHPVIGSALPDHPEYFTLMRCYQAIMPRFPSATTDLALLPLHPRCSGMREILWKAIVQRNYGCTHLIVGGEHTNLGGTRRGMDLFQTDGKQANEAQRNIVGVELIPFPRMVYVEERAQHLPEEEVPKGMRTATLTGIELKRRLVEGLKIPDWFSYPEVLRELRNTYPDRSKQGFTIFFTGLSGAGKSTIAKILTTKLLEMGGRQITLLDGDVVRKNLSSELGFSREHRDINVRRIGYVASEITKNHGIAICAPIAPYQATRRDVRAMIEPYGGFFEIHVSTPLEVCESRDRKGLYAKARAGIVKEFTGISDPYEIPENPELLIDTTDISVEEAVQQILLKLEREGYLR; via the coding sequence ATGGAAGCAATGGACAAATTGATTACGCCTTATGGCGAAAAACTGGTTAATTTACTGGTTGACCAGGCACGCGCGGAAACCTTGCGCCATGAAGCCATCAACTTCAAATCCCTTGACCTCAACAGAAGACAGCAATCAGATCTTGAATTGCTGCTCAACGGCGGCTACTCACCGCTCACTGGTTTCATGAACCAGGCTGACTATTCCCAGGTGTTGAACGACATGCATCTTGCAGATCGTACTTTCTGGCCCATGCCCATCACACTCGACATTTCTGCTGACATGGCCGCAACACTTTCTGTCGGCGACCAGATTGCGCTGCGTGATGCCGAAGGTTTCATGCTGGCGGTACTCTCCTTAGAAGAACTGTGGCAACCGGATAAAGTATTCGAATCACAGGCACTGTTCGCCACTGATGATCCTAGAAATCCTGGGGTAGCGTATCTTAATTCAAAAGTAGGCACACACTATATTTCAGGAAAACTGGAAGGATTGTCTTTACCTTTACGTCATGACTATCCGTCACTTCATCAGAGTCCGGAAGAATTGCGAAAATCCTTTGCGCGCCGAGGCTGGAGACGCATAATTGCCTACCAGTCGCATCAACCCTTGCACCGCGCGCAATATGAATTCACGCTACGGTCGGCTATGGCCTATGAAGCAAACCTGTTGATACACCCCGTTATTGGTAGCGCACTTCCTGATCACCCCGAATACTTTACATTAATGCGCTGCTATCAGGCCATTATGCCCCGCTTTCCCTCCGCAACTACCGATCTCGCATTGTTACCTCTCCACCCTCGCTGTTCAGGCATGCGTGAAATTTTGTGGAAGGCTATTGTTCAAAGGAATTACGGTTGTACCCACCTTATCGTAGGGGGTGAGCATACCAACCTTGGGGGTACTCGCCGTGGCATGGATCTATTTCAGACGGATGGCAAACAGGCAAACGAAGCACAACGCAATATAGTCGGTGTAGAGTTGATTCCCTTCCCGCGCATGGTTTATGTGGAAGAACGCGCTCAACATTTGCCTGAGGAAGAAGTACCTAAGGGTATGCGCACCGCTACCTTAACAGGGATCGAATTAAAGCGAAGGCTGGTAGAAGGGCTTAAAATACCAGACTGGTTTTCTTACCCGGAGGTGTTGCGTGAATTGCGCAATACCTATCCGGACAGAAGCAAACAAGGATTTACGATTTTCTTTACCGGACTCTCAGGCGCTGGAAAATCAACCATCGCCAAAATATTAACCACCAAATTGCTGGAAATGGGTGGACGCCAAATTACTTTACTGGATGGAGACGTGGTCCGAAAGAATCTTTCCAGCGAACTTGGGTTTTCCCGTGAGCACCGTGACATTAATGTTCGCAGAATCGGTTATGTTGCTTCGGAAATTACAAAAAATCACGGCATTGCCATCTGTGCACCCATCGCACCCTACCAAGCCACTCGCCGCGATGTTCGGGCCATGATCGAGCCATATGGTGGTTTTTTTGAGATCCATGTTTCCACTCCACTGGAAGTTTGCGAAAGCCGTGATCGCAAAGGGCTTTATGCCAAAGCTCGTGCTGGCATTGTTAAAGAATTTACCGGAATCAGCGATCCTTATGAAATTCCTGAAAATCCGGAACTATTGATCGATACTACTGATATCAGCGTTGAAGAGGCAGTGCAGCAGATTTTACTGAAGCTGGAACGGGAAGGGTATTTACGATAA
- a CDS encoding VanZ family protein, translating to MTYFKSKTHYPNEGLARPYRYQAVLYIALMVYVALIVYGSLYPFANWTLPSARALIFLISPWPQYVTRTDITTNILVYVPLGLLLGVVLRNYMGLRLTLFWATTMGLFLSFVMELLQLLLPSRDSSNVDILANTMGSLFGAMLARLLEKQTWPGNMFFAWRKRFFLPGLWVNTGLVLLGIWALSQLSLQAPSLVAGNLHVGFNPFWESRGVFSLARFYQAIIYMLEITALGLFVAAMIRTHHRMTPLVLALFTSTVLLKFLAAALLLKFYVLARLLSIEALLGLLAGLALLYLLLKNRRRPFGAAMIILVCFVIVKILYWQANPQTVSLMTEWPALKNNMLNVTGLASFFSDIWPFLAIAHMFVGSMITRRARMLA from the coding sequence ATGACATATTTCAAATCGAAGACACATTATCCAAATGAAGGCCTTGCCCGGCCATACAGGTATCAGGCGGTGTTATATATCGCCTTGATGGTTTATGTCGCGCTGATTGTGTATGGGAGTTTGTATCCTTTTGCTAACTGGACGCTTCCCTCAGCGCGCGCATTAATCTTTCTGATTTCGCCATGGCCGCAGTATGTCACGCGCACCGATATCACAACCAATATTCTGGTCTATGTTCCCCTCGGGTTGTTACTGGGTGTGGTGCTGCGGAATTATATGGGACTGCGCTTGACCTTGTTTTGGGCAACAACGATGGGGCTGTTTCTCAGTTTTGTGATGGAATTGTTGCAATTGCTCCTGCCAAGCCGAGATTCTTCCAACGTGGACATTCTGGCCAACACAATGGGGTCATTATTTGGCGCAATGCTTGCCAGGTTATTGGAAAAACAAACCTGGCCCGGCAATATGTTTTTTGCTTGGCGAAAACGGTTTTTTTTGCCGGGATTGTGGGTAAACACAGGGCTGGTATTGCTGGGGATATGGGCGCTTTCGCAATTGAGTCTTCAGGCACCATCCCTTGTGGCAGGTAATTTGCACGTTGGGTTTAATCCATTTTGGGAGTCCCGGGGTGTTTTTTCACTGGCCAGGTTTTATCAAGCCATCATTTACATGCTGGAGATAACCGCTCTGGGGTTATTCGTTGCAGCGATGATTCGAACCCATCACAGGATGACGCCTTTAGTATTAGCGCTATTTACTTCTACAGTATTGCTTAAATTTCTGGCTGCCGCGTTATTACTAAAATTTTATGTATTAGCTCGCCTTTTATCTATAGAAGCGCTTTTGGGATTGCTAGCTGGATTGGCGCTGCTATATTTGCTTTTAAAGAACCGGCGGAGGCCCTTTGGCGCAGCAATGATCATTCTGGTTTGCTTTGTGATTGTGAAAATATTGTACTGGCAGGCCAATCCTCAGACTGTTTCACTGATGACTGAATGGCCAGCATTGAAAAATAACATGCTTAATGTGACGGGCCTGGCATCTTTCTTTTCGGACATCTGGCCGTTTTTGGCGATAGCGCATATGTTCGTTGGTTCCATGATAACAAGGCGAGCGCGCATGCTGGCTTGA
- a CDS encoding sodium:solute symporter family protein — protein sequence MLIGFVILYLMVSIGIGLYAATKVKNARDYVIAGRSLPLYIVVATVFATWFGSETVLGISGRFVQEGLRGIVEDPFGASMCLILVGVFFAAKLYKMNLLTIGDYYRQRYNRTVEVMTSLAIIASYLGWVSAQIVALGLVFSVVSQGAVTPSEGMLIGAGIVLMYTLFGGMWSVALTDFFQMTIIVVGMLYLAYLLSGMAGGVGVVINHAAAAGKFEFWPKLETKDMLAFIGAWVTMMFGSIPQQDVFQRVMSAKTSRIAVSGAVLGGGLYFLFAFIPLFLAYSASLIDPKMVAGLIEKDPQHILPTLIMGHTPIFAQVIFFGALLSAIMSTASGTLLAPSVTFTENILKGIVGPQTDKRFLLTMRIVVVCFATIVTLFALNSSSSIYEMVGNAYKVTLVVAFIPLVMGLYWKRANTQGALFAVIAGFSTWILLEMFAADGLWPPQLLGLLASFLGMLAGSLLPHYVGKPTPLKLTHSQLHHHAAAQTQHVAEIPSQRHKD from the coding sequence ATGTTGATCGGTTTTGTGATTTTGTATTTGATGGTGTCGATTGGTATCGGCCTCTATGCCGCTACAAAAGTCAAAAACGCCAGAGACTATGTCATCGCGGGCCGTAGTCTGCCGCTTTATATCGTTGTTGCAACCGTATTCGCCACCTGGTTTGGTTCTGAAACAGTATTAGGGATTTCAGGCAGGTTTGTACAGGAAGGGTTGAGAGGTATTGTTGAAGACCCGTTTGGCGCCAGCATGTGTCTGATTCTGGTTGGTGTGTTTTTTGCAGCAAAGCTCTACAAAATGAATTTGCTGACGATAGGTGATTACTATCGTCAGCGTTATAACCGTACCGTGGAGGTGATGACCAGTCTGGCCATTATTGCCTCCTATCTGGGGTGGGTCTCAGCCCAGATAGTCGCGTTGGGCCTGGTGTTTTCTGTTGTATCCCAAGGTGCTGTAACTCCTTCAGAAGGCATGCTTATCGGCGCAGGTATCGTACTGATGTATACGCTGTTCGGTGGTATGTGGTCAGTGGCACTTACCGATTTCTTCCAGATGACGATCATTGTTGTCGGTATGCTTTATCTGGCTTACCTCTTAAGTGGGATGGCAGGTGGCGTTGGTGTGGTGATTAATCATGCGGCTGCAGCAGGTAAGTTCGAGTTCTGGCCAAAGCTGGAAACCAAGGACATGCTTGCCTTCATTGGCGCATGGGTAACCATGATGTTTGGTTCTATTCCTCAGCAGGACGTTTTTCAGCGTGTAATGTCCGCAAAAACTTCCCGTATTGCGGTAAGTGGCGCGGTGCTGGGTGGGGGGCTATATTTTTTATTCGCGTTTATCCCCTTATTTCTCGCCTATTCAGCTTCGCTGATAGATCCCAAAATGGTTGCCGGACTAATCGAAAAAGACCCTCAGCACATATTGCCGACACTGATTATGGGACACACGCCGATATTTGCTCAGGTCATATTCTTTGGTGCCCTGCTATCAGCGATCATGAGTACCGCAAGCGGGACATTACTTGCTCCGTCCGTAACGTTTACAGAAAATATATTGAAAGGTATTGTCGGGCCTCAAACGGACAAAAGGTTCCTGTTGACCATGCGTATCGTTGTGGTCTGTTTCGCCACCATTGTGACGCTTTTCGCACTTAATTCTTCGTCCAGCATTTATGAAATGGTGGGAAATGCTTATAAAGTGACTTTGGTAGTGGCATTCATCCCACTGGTAATGGGTCTGTATTGGAAGCGAGCCAATACTCAGGGTGCATTGTTTGCTGTTATTGCGGGGTTTTCCACCTGGATTCTGCTTGAGATGTTTGCAGCAGATGGACTGTGGCCTCCACAGTTGCTTGGATTGTTAGCAAGTTTCTTGGGGATGTTGGCAGGATCATTACTGCCGCACTATGTTGGTAAACCAACCCCGCTGAAATTAACCCACAGTCAGTTGCATCATCATGCGGCAGCACAGACTCAGCATGTGGCAGAAATTCCATCTCAACGCCACAAAGACTAA
- a CDS encoding Ig-like domain-containing protein, with translation MLNTKIMKSTLMATTATLVLVGAALQPVQAQPQSSNVAYINSLTVSNGGSFPSNTTNAAFTAFNFFNLPYNTASYSTALGPGGVCGASACDTVFLNVASPSPFRCNVNGLLGTQQKTDLVSFVSNGGKLIIYDSECSTQNYSWLPYPFTTNNPGARGGRGTVNIVEDNALSTKVGDPSCTGGDPRCINATTLGANTDAVGDMNVMTSLDNNWCLDMSGTNSINQTGPTHTYARYGNGLIIYNGFDVDVLNVSTQPVNTVAAGNLSKIWLQELQVQFNPTPLQVNGVPYMPCGVAVVGITQAPLTAINDLASGQNSHTVTATLKNQSGAPQAGVTVSFVVQAGPNSGVSGTCSLNVNCTTDSNGQVSFTYASNGSLGIDTIHTCFTNQLQQQICAQDAKKEWIRTQLRVCDVDSDNDIDKDDLALISRSRGQSVPPGDPRDANGDGVITPADVKVCIPLCTRANCATQ, from the coding sequence ATGTTGAATACCAAGATAATGAAAAGCACCTTGATGGCGACTACAGCCACTCTCGTGCTAGTGGGGGCGGCTCTGCAGCCAGTCCAAGCCCAGCCACAGTCTTCGAACGTGGCTTACATTAATTCCCTGACTGTCTCCAATGGTGGCAGCTTCCCCTCAAACACCACCAACGCGGCTTTTACAGCCTTTAATTTTTTCAACTTGCCCTATAATACGGCCAGTTACTCTACAGCATTAGGACCGGGTGGAGTCTGTGGCGCATCAGCATGCGACACTGTGTTTCTGAATGTTGCCAGTCCTTCACCATTTCGATGTAATGTTAATGGCCTGCTAGGTACGCAGCAGAAGACTGATCTTGTCAGCTTCGTCAGCAACGGCGGCAAGCTGATCATCTACGACAGCGAGTGTTCCACCCAGAACTACTCCTGGTTGCCCTATCCCTTCACCACAAACAATCCTGGCGCACGTGGTGGAAGAGGTACAGTGAACATCGTAGAGGATAATGCACTGTCTACCAAGGTGGGAGATCCTAGTTGCACTGGGGGAGATCCGCGCTGTATCAATGCGACTACCTTAGGTGCCAATACTGATGCAGTGGGGGACATGAACGTGATGACCTCATTAGATAACAATTGGTGCCTGGATATGTCTGGTACCAATTCCATTAATCAAACAGGTCCTACCCATACCTACGCCCGGTATGGGAACGGCCTGATCATATACAATGGTTTCGATGTGGATGTCTTGAATGTTAGCACCCAGCCTGTGAATACGGTTGCTGCGGGAAATTTGTCCAAGATTTGGCTACAGGAACTTCAGGTGCAATTCAACCCGACTCCTCTACAAGTAAATGGTGTGCCCTATATGCCTTGTGGCGTGGCTGTGGTGGGTATCACACAGGCACCTCTGACTGCTATCAATGATCTAGCCTCGGGCCAGAACAGCCATACAGTGACTGCTACCCTCAAGAATCAGTCGGGTGCTCCGCAGGCAGGGGTCACAGTGAGTTTCGTAGTGCAAGCGGGACCGAATTCAGGCGTATCGGGCACCTGCTCATTGAATGTCAATTGCACCACCGACAGCAATGGTCAAGTGAGCTTTACTTATGCCAGTAACGGTAGCTTGGGTATCGACACTATCCATACTTGTTTCACTAATCAACTACAGCAGCAAATTTGTGCTCAGGATGCAAAGAAAGAATGGATCAGGACACAACTGCGGGTGTGTGATGTGGACAGCGATAACGATATCGACAAAGACGATTTGGCATTGATCAGCAGGTCACGTGGGCAGTCAGTTCCACCCGGTGATCCTCGCGATGCCAATGGTGACGGCGTGATTACACCCGCGGATGTGAAGGTTTGCATCCCCTTGTGCACCCGAGCCAACTGCGCTACCCAGTAA
- a CDS encoding ubiquinone biosynthesis accessory factor UbiJ: protein MTLDTQEVNTKVSPSPFNAPPIAFVNHVLRGQSWALERLKPYAGKAAQFTVTPFSFVFVIQENGEFASTSAETNADVSLSFSSGVLLRIIAADNAAMSEVAMSGDTALAGEIGYIAKNTRWDAEEDLSRIFGDIVAHRMVNTAEKLWEWRKNSLFGFAQTLVEYWTEERPLLAKSLPLQKFIRDVDTLRDDAERLEKRIARLERQP from the coding sequence ATGACATTGGATACGCAGGAAGTAAATACCAAAGTTTCGCCCTCACCGTTCAATGCGCCTCCAATAGCATTTGTGAACCATGTGTTGCGCGGTCAGTCATGGGCCCTGGAACGACTTAAACCCTATGCGGGTAAAGCAGCCCAGTTTACAGTAACACCTTTCAGTTTCGTTTTTGTGATCCAGGAAAATGGGGAGTTTGCTTCAACGTCTGCAGAAACAAATGCTGACGTTTCTCTTTCTTTTTCATCAGGTGTGTTGTTACGTATTATCGCTGCCGATAACGCAGCCATGAGCGAAGTAGCCATGTCGGGTGATACCGCGCTAGCAGGAGAAATTGGCTACATCGCCAAAAATACTCGCTGGGATGCAGAAGAAGATTTAAGCCGTATTTTTGGTGACATTGTTGCGCACCGGATGGTAAACACGGCTGAAAAGCTTTGGGAATGGCGTAAGAACTCTCTGTTTGGTTTTGCGCAAACCCTTGTTGAGTACTGGACGGAAGAACGTCCACTGCTGGCAAAATCGCTGCCGCTACAAAAATTCATTCGTGACGTAGATACCCTTCGTGATGATGCGGAACGCCTTGAAAAAAGGATTGCCAGACTGGAACGCCAACCCTGA
- a CDS encoding acetyltransferase, translated as MAFYDVFNGDADGICALHQLRLAQPVQSTLVTGIKRDIALLSQVNANTGDEITVLDIALSKNRDALLAQLERGAKVRYFDHHMPGEIPDHPNLSACIDTSPNVCTSLLVNRELKGQYLIWAVVAAFGDNLHESALQASEALKLSALQLDALRQLGEYINYNAYGESIQDLYFHPAELYQILHRHIDPFTFIHDEPAYNTLQNGYAEDMALANSIRPEISTDAGEIYMLPDASWSRRISGVFGNSLATAAPLIAHAVLTRLTAGGYLVSVRSPMATKAGADVLCSQFATGGGRKGAAGINHLPENQLAHFAELFNQTFSLKA; from the coding sequence GTGGCATTTTATGATGTTTTTAATGGCGATGCAGACGGCATTTGCGCTTTGCACCAGCTACGCCTTGCTCAACCAGTTCAAAGCACTCTGGTCACCGGTATTAAACGCGATATAGCCTTATTATCGCAAGTGAACGCTAACACCGGTGACGAAATCACAGTACTTGACATCGCGTTAAGCAAAAACCGGGATGCGCTATTGGCCCAACTGGAACGGGGTGCAAAGGTGCGTTATTTCGACCACCATATGCCGGGTGAAATCCCTGATCACCCTAATCTGAGTGCCTGTATCGACACCAGCCCAAATGTCTGCACCAGCTTGCTGGTTAACCGTGAACTCAAAGGACAATATTTAATTTGGGCTGTCGTTGCTGCATTTGGAGACAATCTGCATGAAAGTGCATTACAGGCATCCGAAGCCCTGAAGTTAAGTGCTTTGCAGCTGGACGCGTTGCGCCAACTAGGTGAATACATTAATTATAATGCTTACGGGGAATCCATACAGGATTTATACTTTCATCCTGCTGAACTGTACCAAATACTGCATCGCCATATCGACCCATTTACTTTCATACACGATGAACCTGCTTACAATACCCTGCAGAACGGCTATGCAGAAGATATGGCATTAGCCAATAGCATCCGTCCAGAAATTTCAACAGATGCGGGTGAAATTTACATGCTGCCCGATGCATCGTGGAGCAGACGAATTTCCGGGGTGTTTGGAAACTCTCTGGCAACAGCCGCCCCGTTAATAGCCCATGCCGTATTAACCAGGCTTACTGCCGGGGGGTATCTGGTCAGTGTGCGCTCACCTATGGCAACCAAAGCGGGTGCAGATGTATTGTGCAGTCAATTTGCTACTGGCGGCGGACGAAAGGGTGCTGCAGGCATTAACCACCTTCCCGAAAATCAGCTTGCGCATTTCGCGGAATTATTTAATCAAACTTTTAGCCTCAAGGCATAG
- a CDS encoding PEP-CTERM sorting domain-containing protein, whose amino-acid sequence MKRILQTLSALALIFSAVGNVQAIPLTDLFNGQSITAGDKVFDQFKLIFQGKSDGSTVNTNNINVTALNDGGLDPGPGLMFNISNQEFNVQGDGIYAYLDFQFGFHVSVLDPNLRINGNSLAMANAFTTTSGQPINDDGSFILEKIGTAAGLSNLGSKNVEFSTLDDVITNKLTDTAAFASQSDIWVTKNILVWATDVGDQAGFDSFSQRFSQGIRPSQIPEPATLTLMGLGLAGLSAVRRRKAMK is encoded by the coding sequence ATGAAACGCATCCTGCAAACCCTTAGTGCACTGGCACTGATATTCAGCGCGGTGGGCAATGTCCAGGCAATCCCCTTGACCGATCTGTTCAATGGCCAGTCGATAACGGCGGGTGACAAAGTGTTTGATCAATTTAAGCTAATCTTTCAGGGTAAATCAGATGGTTCCACCGTTAACACCAACAATATCAACGTTACGGCCTTGAACGATGGGGGGCTGGATCCAGGCCCAGGGCTTATGTTCAACATTTCTAATCAGGAATTTAACGTGCAGGGAGATGGGATCTATGCCTACCTGGATTTCCAGTTCGGTTTTCATGTCTCGGTATTGGACCCTAATCTGCGGATCAATGGCAACTCTCTGGCAATGGCAAATGCCTTTACAACTACATCGGGTCAGCCAATCAATGATGATGGGAGCTTCATTCTGGAAAAAATTGGAACTGCAGCGGGTCTGAGCAACCTTGGCAGCAAAAATGTCGAATTTAGTACCTTGGATGATGTCATTACTAACAAACTAACGGATACGGCAGCCTTTGCATCGCAAAGTGATATTTGGGTGACCAAAAATATCCTGGTATGGGCTACTGATGTGGGTGACCAGGCTGGTTTTGATAGCTTTTCTCAACGATTTTCTCAAGGCATACGTCCTTCACAAATTCCTGAGCCTGCCACTTTGACTCTGATGGGGCTTGGTTTGGCTGGTTTGAGTGCAGTTCGACGTCGTAAAGCGATGAAATAA
- the ubiB gene encoding ubiquinone biosynthesis regulatory protein kinase UbiB, with translation MRLFRLLKIITVSVRFGLDEFFLGHERFRALRFLIRFMLFWRRLSQPRSVRLRLALEALGPIFVKFGQMLSTRRDLLPLDIADELAKLQDQVPPFSSARVLATLERVYGKPVNLVFKVFDSLPVASASVAQVHFALLQDGKEAAVKVLRPGIAQIITNDLALLDIGAGLIETLWADGKRLRPREVVSEFKKHLHDELDLMREASNASQLRRNFEGSKLLVVPEVYWDYCHSEVMVMERMHGTPISQVTRLREQEINVPRLAEAGVEIFFTQVFRDGFFHADMHPGNIFVAPNGQYIALDFGIMGTLTDVDKNYLAQNFLAFFKRDYKRVALAHIEAGWAPADTRVDEFESAIRAVCEPIFDKPLKEISFGKVLLRLFQTSRRFNVQIQPQLVLLQKTLLNIEGLGRQLDPDLDLWKTAKPFLERWMSEQMGWRGLVRSLKTEAPQWAAILPQLPRLAHQALKTDNWERAELGFSLLLAEQRKRNRWLAVIAVLLGLLVGWLVLTSYLPQIDEGTDAPARIDVQI, from the coding sequence ATGCGATTATTCCGACTACTTAAAATAATTACAGTATCTGTCCGTTTCGGGCTGGATGAATTTTTCCTCGGCCATGAGCGATTTCGCGCGCTGCGTTTCCTGATCCGTTTCATGTTGTTCTGGCGGCGCCTGTCGCAACCCCGTTCGGTACGTCTGCGTCTGGCATTGGAGGCGTTAGGCCCCATTTTTGTTAAATTCGGACAAATGCTTTCTACCCGACGTGATTTGCTGCCGCTGGATATCGCCGATGAATTGGCCAAGCTGCAAGATCAAGTCCCCCCTTTTTCTTCTGCAAGAGTCTTGGCCACGCTGGAACGGGTTTATGGCAAACCGGTTAACCTGGTATTCAAGGTGTTTGATTCACTTCCGGTAGCCAGTGCATCTGTAGCGCAAGTTCACTTTGCGTTGTTACAGGATGGCAAAGAAGCTGCAGTCAAAGTGTTGCGGCCCGGTATAGCGCAAATCATTACCAATGATCTTGCATTACTGGATATTGGTGCAGGCTTGATTGAAACTCTGTGGGCAGATGGTAAACGACTGCGTCCGCGGGAGGTGGTATCCGAATTTAAAAAGCATTTGCACGACGAGTTAGACCTGATGCGCGAGGCATCCAACGCCAGTCAGTTGCGACGCAATTTTGAAGGGTCTAAATTACTGGTTGTGCCGGAAGTGTATTGGGACTATTGCCACAGTGAAGTGATGGTAATGGAACGTATGCACGGTACACCGATCAGTCAGGTTACCCGGTTGCGTGAACAGGAGATCAACGTACCGCGATTAGCGGAAGCCGGCGTGGAGATTTTTTTCACCCAGGTGTTTCGTGACGGTTTTTTTCATGCTGATATGCACCCAGGCAATATCTTTGTTGCACCCAATGGGCAATACATCGCGCTGGATTTCGGTATTATGGGGACCCTGACAGATGTGGACAAGAATTACCTGGCACAGAATTTTTTGGCATTCTTCAAACGGGATTATAAACGGGTCGCTTTGGCCCATATCGAAGCAGGCTGGGCGCCGGCAGACACGCGTGTGGATGAATTTGAGTCGGCCATTCGCGCGGTTTGTGAACCCATTTTTGATAAGCCGCTAAAAGAAATTTCTTTCGGCAAGGTATTGCTTCGGTTGTTTCAGACTTCACGACGCTTCAATGTGCAAATCCAGCCTCAGCTTGTCTTGCTTCAAAAAACACTTCTCAATATTGAAGGCCTGGGACGGCAGCTTGATCCTGATCTGGATCTGTGGAAGACAGCCAAACCTTTTCTTGAGCGCTGGATGAGCGAGCAGATGGGCTGGCGTGGGTTAGTGCGTTCGCTTAAAACAGAAGCCCCGCAATGGGCGGCAATACTTCCCCAACTGCCCCGACTGGCGCATCAGGCATTGAAAACGGACAACTGGGAGCGGGCGGAACTAGGTTTTAGTCTTTTGCTCGCCGAGCAGCGCAAGCGAAACCGCTGGCTGGCAGTTATAGCCGTGTTATTGGGGCTGCTGGTTGGCTGGCTGGTGCTGACATCCTATCTACCACAGATTGATGAAGGAACAGACGCGCCAGCAAGAATTGACGTGCAGATATGA